The Streptomyces cathayae DNA segment GGGGGTGGCCTCCGACCTTCCGGCCACCCCCGGACTGCTGCCGCGCAAGGTCCGGGCCGGAACCTCCGACATGACCGCCGGCCCCGCGATGACCCGCGAGGAGGCCAAGCAGGCCATCGAGGTGGGTATCGAGACCGCCCGCGACCTGGTCGCGGCCGGCAACAAGGCCCTGCTCACCGGTGAGATGGGCATCGCCAACACCACCGCGTCCGCCGCCCTGATCTCGGTCTTCACCGGCGCGGACCCGGCGGAGGTCACCGGCCGGGGCACCGGCATCAACGACGAGACCCTGGTCCGCAAGACCGAGGTCGTGCGCCGCGCCCTCGAACTGCACCGGCCGGACCCGGCCGACCCCCTCGGCGTCCTCGCCGCCGTCGGCGGCTTCGAACACGCGGCCATGGTCGGCCTGCTCCTCGGCGGCGCGTCGCTGCGTACGCCGGTGATCCTGGACGGCGTCAGCGCCGGGGCCGCGGCCCTGGTGGCCCGGGCCATCGCCCCCGAGGTGCTGGCCGCCTGCATCGCCGGACACCGCAGCGCCGAGCCCGGCCATGTGGCCGCCCTCAACAAGCTGGGTCTGCGCCCGCTGGTCGACCTCGACCTGCGCCTCGGTGAGGGCACGGGCGCGCTGCTCGCCCTGCCGATGGTGCAGAGCACGGCGCGTGTCATGCACGAGGTGGCGACGTTCGACTCGGCGGGCGTCACCGAGAAGTAGCAGGTGCCCGGCGGGGGCGGGGCGGCGACCGCCGCCCCGCCCCCGCCGGGCGCTGAAGCCCCCATCCGCACACCCCATCCGCACACCGCACGTCAGGGCCGCTCCAGTGCCGTAGCGCCCGCGCACGCCGCCCGTACGAGGAGCCGCACCTCATGGCCGAACACCCCGCCTACCCCGTGGGCCTCCGCCTCGCCGGCCGCCGAGTGGTCGTCCTCGGCGGTGGCCAGGTCGCCCAGCGCCGCCTGCCCGCCCTCATCGCGGCCGGCGGCGACATCCTTCTGGTCTCCCCCGAGGCGACGCCGTCGGTGGAGGCGATGGCGGACGCCGGCGAGATCACCTGGCAGCGGCGCCGGTACACCGAGGGCGACCTCGCGGACGCCTGGTACGCCCTGATCGCCACCGGCGACGACGAGGCCAACACCAGGGCCTCCGCCGAGGCGGAACGCCACCGCGTCTGGTGCGTCCGTTCCGACGACGCGGACCGGGCCACCGCCTGGACCCCGGCCACCGGGCACAGCGAGGGCGTCACCGTCGCCGTCCTCACCACGGACGCCAAGGGCCGCGACCCCCGCCGCACCGCCGCCATCCGTGACGCCGTGGTCGAGGGCCTGCGCGACGGTACCCTCGTCGCCCCGCACCACCGCACCCGGACCCCGGGCGTCGCCCTGGTCGGCGGCGGTCCCGGCGACCCGGACCTGATCACCGTGCGCGGCCGCCGGCTGCTCGCCGAGGCGGACGTCGTCATCGCCGACCGGCTCGGCCCGCGCGACCTGCTGGCCGAACTCCCGCCGCACGTCGAGGTGATCGACGCGGCGAAGATCCCGTACGGCCGGTTCATGGCGCAGGAGGCCATCAACAACGCGCTGATCGAACACGCCCGGCAGGGCAAGTCGGTGGTCCGGCTCAAGGGCGGCGACCCGTATGTCTTCGGCCGTGGAATGGAGGAGCTTCAGGCACTCGCCGAGGCGGGCATCCCGTGCACGGTCGTCCCCGGCATCTCCAGCTCCATCTCGGTGCCGGGCGCTGCCGGGATTCCGGTCACCCACCGCGGTGTGGCCCATGAGTTCACCGTGGTCAGCGGCCATGTCGCGCCCGACGACGAGCGTTCCCTGGCCGACTGGCCGTCCCTGGCGAAGCTGACCGGCACCCTGGTGGTCCTCATGGGCGTCGACAAGATCGGCCGGATCGCCGAGACCCTCGTGGCGCACGGCAGGTCGCCGGACACTCCGGTCGCCCTGGTCCAGGAGGGCACCACGGCCGCGCAGCGACGCGTCGACGCCACCCTCGCCACGGTCGCCGAGACCGTCCGCGCCGAGGAGGTCAGACCGCCGGCGGTGATCGTCATCGGGGAGGTCGTGAACGTCGGCCCCCCGCCCGCACGGGCTCCCGGGTCTTCACGGGCCTCGCGGTGACCCCGGGCGACCCCTCCGGAAGCAACCCTCGGTAACACGGCCGGTCCCGGCCGTCGGCACCCATCCAGGACAAGGCAGTATCACCCCCGTGGCCGATCTCATCACCCTCGAGGACCCCGACGACCCGCGCCTGCACGACTACACGGGCCTGACCGACGTGGAGTTGCGCCGCACCCGCGAACCCGCCGAGGGCCTGTTCATCGCCGAGGGCGAGAAGGTCATCAGACGCGCCAAGGACGCGGGCTACCGGATGCGCTCCATGCTGCTCTCGGCCAAGTGGGTCGACGCGATGCGCGACGTCATCGACGAACTCCCCGCCCCGGTCTACGCCGTGAGCCCGAAACTCGCCGAGCAGGTCACCGGCTACCACGTGCACCGCGGCGCGCTCGCCTCCATGCAGCGCAAGCCGCTGCCCACGGCGGCCGAAATCCTGCGCACCGCCCGCCGGGTGGTGGTCATGGAGTCGGTCAACGACCACACCAACATCGGCGCGATCTTCCGCTCGGCGGCCGCCCTCGGCATGGACGCGGTCCTGCTCTCCCCGGACTGTGCCGACCCGCTCTACCGCCGCAGCGTCAAGGTCTCCATGGGCGCGGTCTTCTCCGTTCCGTACGCCAGGCTGGACAACTGGCCCAAGGGCCTGGAAACGGTCCGCGAGGCGGGCTTCACCCTCCTCGCCCTGACACCCGAGGAGAAGGCCCGGAGCCTCGACGAGGTCGCCCCGCACCGGATGGACCGGGTCGCCCTCATGCTGGGCGCGGAGGGCGACGGGCTGTCCACCCGGGCCCTGGCCGCGGCCGACGAACGGGTCCGCATCCCGATGTCCCACGGCGTCGACTCCCTCAACGTGGGCGCCGCGGCCGCGGTCGCCTTCTACGCGGTGGCGACGGGCCGACCGGCCTTGTGAGGGGTGCCGAAGCGAGTCGAAGACGGGGGCCCCGGTGAGCGCGGGCCCGGATCCCGGCCGGATCAGCCGTCCCGGTCCAGCGTCGACGCGTACCGCTCGGCCATGAGGTCGCCCGGCGCCCGCGGCGCGTAGCCGCCCTGCTCCTGCTGGGTCCGCACACCGGTGCCGCCGTCGCCGAGTCCGTGTGCCGGGCCCTGGCAGCCCTGGATCAGGGCGATGCCGGCCGCGACGACCAACGTCACCACGACGAACACGAACAGCCGCTGCCGGAGCAGCCGCGGATTGGCCGGCCGCAGCCCGCCACCCGCCGTCCGGGGCCCGGGACGGCGGGAGCCGGTGCCCGACCGGGACGGGTTCCGCGACCCCGACGTGGACCGCGGGCCGGACCGGGACGGCGTACCACCGCGCGAGGCGCCTCCGCGTGACGTGCTGCCCCCGCGTGACGCGCCGCCCCCGCGCGCCGCGGGCACCCGCCGGTCGCCGCGCCGCGGCGACGGCCCGCTCCCGGCCGGAGCGGCACCGCGTCCGGCGGACGCCCCGGACGGCGGGGGAGTGGCCCGCCCCCCGGACGTGCCCTGCTGACCCGGGGCCCGACGCTGCACGCGGTCCGGATAGCTGCCGGACTGCCGCCCGGTCGTCCGCTCCGGCTCCGCGCCGCGGGGTGCGGGCGGACGCACGTCGGCGAAGCCCTGGCCCTCCCGCGTGGCGATCTCCTTGAGCCGCAGCGACAACTGGAGGGTGCTGGGCCGCTCCTCGGGGTCCTTCGCCAGACAGGCACGGACGAGCGGCGCCAACGCGTCCGGGACATCGTGCAGATGAGCCTCCTCGTGCACGACGCGGTACAGCATC contains these protein-coding regions:
- a CDS encoding TrmH family RNA methyltransferase; its protein translation is MADLITLEDPDDPRLHDYTGLTDVELRRTREPAEGLFIAEGEKVIRRAKDAGYRMRSMLLSAKWVDAMRDVIDELPAPVYAVSPKLAEQVTGYHVHRGALASMQRKPLPTAAEILRTARRVVVMESVNDHTNIGAIFRSAAALGMDAVLLSPDCADPLYRRSVKVSMGAVFSVPYARLDNWPKGLETVREAGFTLLALTPEEKARSLDEVAPHRMDRVALMLGAEGDGLSTRALAAADERVRIPMSHGVDSLNVGAAAAVAFYAVATGRPAL
- the cobA gene encoding uroporphyrinogen-III C-methyltransferase, which gives rise to MAEHPAYPVGLRLAGRRVVVLGGGQVAQRRLPALIAAGGDILLVSPEATPSVEAMADAGEITWQRRRYTEGDLADAWYALIATGDDEANTRASAEAERHRVWCVRSDDADRATAWTPATGHSEGVTVAVLTTDAKGRDPRRTAAIRDAVVEGLRDGTLVAPHHRTRTPGVALVGGGPGDPDLITVRGRRLLAEADVVIADRLGPRDLLAELPPHVEVIDAAKIPYGRFMAQEAINNALIEHARQGKSVVRLKGGDPYVFGRGMEELQALAEAGIPCTVVPGISSSISVPGAAGIPVTHRGVAHEFTVVSGHVAPDDERSLADWPSLAKLTGTLVVLMGVDKIGRIAETLVAHGRSPDTPVALVQEGTTAAQRRVDATLATVAETVRAEEVRPPAVIVIGEVVNVGPPPARAPGSSRASR
- a CDS encoding serine/threonine-protein kinase, with the protein product MNMAMMRLRREDPRVVGSFRLHRRLGAGGMGVVYLGSDKKGQRVALKVIRPDLAEDQEFRSRFAREVSAARRIRGGCTARLVAADLDADRPWFATQYVPGPSLHDRVADGGPLGAAEVAAVGAALSEGLVAVHEAGVVHRDLKPSNILLSPKGPRIIDFGIAWATGASTLTHVGTAVGSPGFLAPEQVRGAAVTPATDVFSLGATLAYASMGDSPFGHGSSEVMLYRVVHEEAHLHDVPDALAPLVRACLAKDPEERPSTLQLSLRLKEIATREGQGFADVRPPAPRGAEPERTTGRQSGSYPDRVQRRAPGQQGTSGGRATPPPSGASAGRGAAPAGSGPSPRRGDRRVPAARGGGASRGGSTSRGGASRGGTPSRSGPRSTSGSRNPSRSGTGSRRPGPRTAGGGLRPANPRLLRQRLFVFVVVTLVVAAGIALIQGCQGPAHGLGDGGTGVRTQQEQGGYAPRAPGDLMAERYASTLDRDG